The genomic window CTTGAAGGTGGACTTGCAGCGGGCCTCCTCCATGGCCAGTTCCAGGGCGCGGGAAACCTCGAAGGCGAGTTGAGTCTTGCCTGTCCCGGCCTCGCCCGTCAGGAGCAGCGGTTTTTCCATGGTGATGGCGATATTGACGATCTCCCGCAGTTCGGGGTTGAGATAGTATCGTTCGGTCCCTTCGAAGCGCATTCCCTTTTCTCCTTGAGGTGCATGTTCGGGTATCACGTCGTTGCGCCAACCCGCCAGGGCGTCGTGCAGCACGATATTTTTCCTGATTAAACACGGCATTATATTCAACGGCCCCGGTTCTGGCAATGCAAACGAGTGTGAATCGGAACACCCGTCACGGCAACGCAAGCACACAGACACGCAAACCCCCGTCCCGGCAAGCAGGCGGCATGCCCGGTCCAACCTCGCTTTTTACAATTTCCCATAAACTGGGGCTCCGCAACGCGGCATGAAAACCTCTCGGGCGGAGGCCATCTTCACACAAATCGTCATTCCCGGGAGGTATCCTCGAACGACCAAAACCGGCCCCCGAGGCCGCGTGTTTCGAGGCCGCCCGGTTCTGTTTTCCAGGTGACCGGCGAAGGAATGAGAGAACACAGAGCACGGACGAAGCCTCCCGCGAGAACGATGCCCCGCAAAGGGAACCCTCGACCGCGGGCGCCTGAGCGACACGAACCGCCCCGGAACACGTCCCAGCCGTCGTGGTGACCGTCTGAGAATTTTGAACGAAACGGGCGGGAAGAACGCAGGATGCTCCAGCACGAAAAAGGGGGTGAGGCGGCCGTCCGGGGCGGAATTTGACAGGAATTCTCCGGAATTCATCATCACTTTCCGGGAGAAGGGGGAACCCCCTTGACATTGCCCGGGGTTTGGGTATACAAGTCTATTCTCGTTTGGTTGAGATGGTATGCGCCCGTAGCTCAGGTGGATAGAGCGTCGGACTTCGAATCCGCAGGCCGCAGGTTCGAATCCTGCCGGGCGTACCAGGAACAACCGGCGATTTCCGGGCCGCTAGCTCAACGGTAGAGCAGCTGACTCTTAATCAGGAGGTTCGGGGTTCGAGACCCTGGCGGCCCACCAGAAAAATCAAGGGGTTACGGTCGATGGATCGTAACCCCTTTTCGTTACGTACGCATTACGTACGTGCAACCCGGGTGAACACCTTCCTCTCTTGTCAAGCAAAAAGAGATAACCGGTTTCGTCGTTTGAGTTGTACATGTTAGATTGTCATTGCCAGCCCGGAGGATAGGGCAACGCCGGGGAACGTCCCTTCGCTTCCGAGGCGGAGTCCGTCCAGCGTAACGGTCCCGTTCGGACATAAAAAAGGGCTTTACGCCTTCTCGCCCACTGCTGCCGTCTTGAACGCAACCGTTCATGACCCGTAAGCAGGGATACCGGCGGGTTGCGGAGGGACAAGGGCCGGGCGGATCAATGCTCGGGCGCCTGTTCTTGAGCCGGATGCCCTACTGCTTCCCGGGAACCCTGCACGGGCGCTGGGTCTTGAAATGATCCAGGTTTTTGTTCAACGTGACCATCACTTCGGGGGGCATGGATTCTTCCTTTGCGAGCGAGAGGGCGCGCTCCTGCCATTCGACGGCCTTCCCGCACTGGTCCGTCTCGGCATGGGCCATGGCCACGGTGCGGGCATGTTCATGGTTTGCACGCTCCCCATAGACTTCCATGGCCATCTCCAGAGCACGCCTGCCGTCTCGAAGCCTGAGTTCGGGGGATGCGGCCAACTGCCGCGCGATGGCGTGTTTGATCGGCCCATTCTTCGGAACGCGCCTGTGGGCTTCCGCGAGCACCGCCAACGCCTCGGCGTGCTGGTCCGCCACGGTCAACATCGTGCTCATCTGCAGCCATGCCGCCGTCAGGTTGGGCTCGAGATCGACGGCCGCCTTGTACTGATCGAATGCCTCGCCGAATTTGCCTTCGCGAACCAAGGCATCGGCCAGGGCCGCGTGCGCCTGGTGGTCATTGGGCCTTGCTTCGAGCGCGATCCGGAAATGCTTGATCGACTCCGCGTATTCACCCATGTGCGAGCGCAGCAGGCCGAGATTGAAGTGCGCGGTCGAATTCTGCGGCGACAGGCGAATTGCTTCCTGCAGTTGCTCCATCGCTTCCCGCACCTTCTGCAGACCGGCCAGCGCCGCAGCGAGATTGATCCTGGCGCCCACATCATCAGGATTGGCGTCCACGGCCCTTTGGAAGGCCTCGGCCGCCTCCTCGAAACGTCCCGCCCCATAAGCGCGTCGCCCCGTGAGGACGTGCACGCGGTAGCCGGTTACCAGCTTATCGAGCCGCTCCTTGAGCGGATCGGGCGGCTGCAATCCCACAATTCCGCGTTGCGCGAGGTGTTCGCGCGCCTTCCCGGCATCGCCGAGCCCCCTGTAGGCCATGGCCAGCTGGTAATGGATCAGGTTCGCCGCTGGCTGCTTGTCCAGGGCTGAAGAAAGAAATTTCACCGCGTCTTCATACCGCTTTTCCTCGAGAGCAATCTCACCCATTCGAGCCAATACGGCAGGTCCATCCGGGTTTATCCGCCATGCCGCTTCCAAAGCATCCTTCGCCTCTTTGAGCTGGTTGAGGCTCTTATGGCACTCCGCCACACGGATTGGCAGAACGTAAGAATCGGGCTGGGTCCGCCACACTTTCCCGTAGAGTTCGATTGCTTCGGGATACCTGCCGACCGATTGAAGAAGAAAAGCCAGATTGTAGTTCCATTCCACACGAGTCGGGTCCAGTGTCAAGGCGTTGCGATAGCATGCCTCGGCTGCGTCGTTGAGTTGATAGGCATGGTACATTTCGCCGAGTTCGACATATGCCTGGGCGCATTCCTGCCTTCCGGCGCTCCGGGTGGCTACCGCCGTATCGACCTTTTTCTGCTCTTCCTCCAGTTGTTCGCGCACCGCCTTCTCGAGGTTGTCGAGCTTGGGAACGGGGACGGGTTTGAGGTCGCTCGACGAGATGGGCTCGAGGACTTTGGCTTTCTGCGGATCGCTCTGAGCCCCGGACGCAACCGGCAAAAAACTGCCTGCGGCAGCCATGCCCGCGCACACGGCCAATAGAATCGGGACGACCCACTTGAGCCCTTTCATTGCCCGGTCTCCTTGTTCACGGAGCCTTTCTTCAGCGTAGTGTACTTCATGGGCGTCGGTTTCTCCCATACCTCTTTCGTCCCGTCCGGCCAGTAAATCTCGATGGAATCCACCGTTTCACTGTCGCCCAGACCGAAAAGGAGCCTCGGATCATTGGCCGAACAATAGCTGCCATCCGTCCGAACGCGGCGCCAGAGAGTCGGCATGCCGGCGCGCTTGAGGCCCGCCAGCGCCCCGATCATATCCCGCTTTCCTTGAGAATCCACCAGCCTCAAGCCCAACCACTTCTTCTGCTGCCCCGCCTTGTTCTCATACAGCCTCACATGGCCGTTGTTGTTGGCGACCAGGAGATCCGTATCCCCGTCGTTGTCCACGTCTCCGAAGGCAAGCCCCCGGCTGACTTCCGGGCCGAACAGATCCTTGCCGGCATCGGAGGTAATGTCGACGAACCTTTTCCCGCCTTCGTTCCGGAACAATTGCTTGGGTTGACGGAGCGGGTAAAGGTCTCCCGCTCTGGCGAGTTCCTCGATGATCAGCACGGCGCCGTTTACCATAAAGAGATCAAGCCAACCGTCGTTGTCGTAATCGATCCAGCCGGTTCCGAACGACGTATATGGAACGGTGGCCGCAGCGAGCCCCGTCGCTATGGTCCGGTCTTCGAACAGACCCTGTCCGTCGTTGGCATACAGGGTGTTGGTCTCTCCCATGATGTTGGTTACGAAGAGGTCTTCATCGCCATCCGAATCGAAATCGCCCACGGCAATCCCCATACTGCCCTGAGGGCGTCCATCCCGGTCCAGAGCGACACCGGCAAAAAGGGCGTCTTCCCGGAACATCTTTCCTTCCCTGTTCAACCAGAGCTGATTCGGGTAGCCGTCGTTGGCCACATAGATGTCCGGCCAGCCGTCGCCGTCGACATCTAGGGCCACGACTCCCAGTCCCGCATACGCTTTGTAGTCGGCCAGCACCCTCGTCGTCACGTCCTCGAATGTCCCGTCCCCTTTGTTGTGAAAAAGACGGTGGGACTGCGGCGTGAAAGACGACGGGCCGCAATAGTCCCTGCGGCTGTTCGGCGCGTAGCATTTCCTGTTCAGGACCAGGTCGAAATCGAGGTAGTTCGCCACATAGAGATCGAGCCATCCGTCCCGGTCGTAGTCGAATGCGGAGGCGCTCGTGGCCCACAGCCTGCCGCCCGTGCCGGACTTTTCGGTCACATCGGTAAAGGTCCCGTCACCGTTGTTGTAAAACATCCTGGTCGACTCGAGGTTGGTGACAAAGATGTCGACCCAGCCGTCATTGTTGAAATCGCCGGTGGCAACTCCCATTCCATAATCCGAGATATTGATTCCGCTCTGATCCGTCACATCCACAAAACGCAAGGTCCTGCTGCCGTCGCTGCCGATCGTGAGATCGTTACGATAGAGACGGTGCCGGGGATTGGAATCTCGAGGCGGGGAAAGCGCATCGGCAAGTGTCTTCCCGGGGCCGAGCATGCTGCCCTGCACGAGGTAGACGTCCAGGTCGCCATCGTTGTCGTAGTCGAGAAACGCGCAGCCCTGGCCCATCATCTCCGGGAAGTAGTACTCGCCCGACATGCCGTTGAAGTGGACGAAATCCAGCCCGGAAGTCTCACTGATGTCCACGAATATCGGGCCGCTCGACGAGGATTGTTCGGCTGGCCGAGCATGCGCGCTCGTTGCCGCGAGAGCAGCCGCAGGGAATGCGGTGGCCGGGAAGAGCAGCGCAAATGTCAAAGCGAAACACCGCTTGATGATGCCGGCAAATCGTACTCTGCGCATGGACCGATATCCTTCAGACCGGCTGAACGCCGTCAACCGTTCGATGCTGCCGGGGAATCACTCCCTCCCGGACTGATACCTCGTGTTGTATGTCTCATGCAGGATGTCCCTGTCGGCGCTTTTTCCGCCCGAATGCGGCATCGGCTCGACCGTGTCGCCGTTACCGGTGTAAAGATCCATGTCTTTGCACCACCCGTGAGCCTCAAGCACATAGACTCTCGTCCAGCCCGTCTCCGGCGGTCCGAGACCCTCGCCGAACTCGAGCGTGACCCCGTCACCCGGGCCAAAGACAACCAGCGCGTCGTCGCGGGCTTTCAACAGTTCCTCCACCGGACCGATCCTCGTGTAGTAGCCTTCCATGAAGTGCGTATCCCACC from Syntrophobacter fumaroxidans MPOB includes these protein-coding regions:
- a CDS encoding tetratricopeptide repeat protein produces the protein MKGLKWVVPILLAVCAGMAAAGSFLPVASGAQSDPQKAKVLEPISSSDLKPVPVPKLDNLEKAVREQLEEEQKKVDTAVATRSAGRQECAQAYVELGEMYHAYQLNDAAEACYRNALTLDPTRVEWNYNLAFLLQSVGRYPEAIELYGKVWRTQPDSYVLPIRVAECHKSLNQLKEAKDALEAAWRINPDGPAVLARMGEIALEEKRYEDAVKFLSSALDKQPAANLIHYQLAMAYRGLGDAGKAREHLAQRGIVGLQPPDPLKERLDKLVTGYRVHVLTGRRAYGAGRFEEAAEAFQRAVDANPDDVGARINLAAALAGLQKVREAMEQLQEAIRLSPQNSTAHFNLGLLRSHMGEYAESIKHFRIALEARPNDHQAHAALADALVREGKFGEAFDQYKAAVDLEPNLTAAWLQMSTMLTVADQHAEALAVLAEAHRRVPKNGPIKHAIARQLAASPELRLRDGRRALEMAMEVYGERANHEHARTVAMAHAETDQCGKAVEWQERALSLAKEESMPPEVMVTLNKNLDHFKTQRPCRVPGKQ
- a CDS encoding CRTAC1 family protein, yielding MRRVRFAGIIKRCFALTFALLFPATAFPAAALAATSAHARPAEQSSSSGPIFVDISETSGLDFVHFNGMSGEYYFPEMMGQGCAFLDYDNDGDLDVYLVQGSMLGPGKTLADALSPPRDSNPRHRLYRNDLTIGSDGSRTLRFVDVTDQSGINISDYGMGVATGDFNNDGWVDIFVTNLESTRMFYNNGDGTFTDVTEKSGTGGRLWATSASAFDYDRDGWLDLYVANYLDFDLVLNRKCYAPNSRRDYCGPSSFTPQSHRLFHNKGDGTFEDVTTRVLADYKAYAGLGVVALDVDGDGWPDIYVANDGYPNQLWLNREGKMFREDALFAGVALDRDGRPQGSMGIAVGDFDSDGDEDLFVTNIMGETNTLYANDGQGLFEDRTIATGLAAATVPYTSFGTGWIDYDNDGWLDLFMVNGAVLIIEELARAGDLYPLRQPKQLFRNEGGKRFVDITSDAGKDLFGPEVSRGLAFGDVDNDGDTDLLVANNNGHVRLYENKAGQQKKWLGLRLVDSQGKRDMIGALAGLKRAGMPTLWRRVRTDGSYCSANDPRLLFGLGDSETVDSIEIYWPDGTKEVWEKPTPMKYTTLKKGSVNKETGQ